Within Melospiza georgiana isolate bMelGeo1 chromosome 33, bMelGeo1.pri, whole genome shotgun sequence, the genomic segment GCAATTCCGTGCACAGGAAGATTTACatcatttttcccattttttatcccattttttATCCCGTTTTCCAGGTTCCTGCCAGGGGAACTCGGTGCACAGGAAGATTTACATCCCCCTGAACCACACAGCGCCCTGCGTGCGCCTGCTCAACGCCACGCACCAGATCGGCTGCCAGTGTGAGAAATCCTGGAAAGTCTGGGAATTTCTTggaattttttgggaatttgggaacgCTGGGGGTGTGAGGGAGCCTCCCTGCCAGTGTGAGAAATGtgggaattcctgggaattccagggaaatctgggaattttgggaatgtTGGGGGTGTCTGAGGGAGCCTCCCagtgatgctggcagtgtcagAGCCCCTCGGCTCCCTGccttggttttccagggaatttggggaattctGAGGGCACAAATCCCACATTTCCACCTCACACCTCTCCCTCACCCCGCTCCCCTGCTATTCCATGGGAATCCATGGGTTTTgtgggggaatttgggaattctgAGGGCACAAATCCCACATTTCCACCTCACACCTCTCCCTCACCCCGCTCCCCTGCTATTCCATGAGAATCCATGGGTTTTgtgggggaatttgggaattctgAGGGGACAAATCCCACATTTCCACCCCGCAGCTCTTTCCTAAATTCCTCATTTCCCTCTTCTGCTTTTCCGGGGAGTTCTGAGGGGACAATTCCCACATTTCCATCCCACAACTCCTCCCCAAATTCATCATCTCTCTCTGCCCTGTTTTTCCATGGAATAGCTTGGGATTTGAAGAAATTCCCTGGAATTCTGAGGGGACAAATCCTACATTTCCGCCCCACAGCTTTTCCCTAAAACCCTCACCTCCTGCCCATCCTTTccagggaattttgggaattctgAGGGGACAAATCCCGCATTTCCACCCCACAGCTCTCCCTCACCCCTCTCCCCAGCTATTCCATGGAAACCCATGGGTTTTGTGGGATTCCCTGGATTTCTGAGGGGACAAATCCCGCATTTCCACCCCACGTCTCCCCCTCACCCCTCTCCCCAGCTATTCCATGGAAACCCATGCATTTTtcatgggaattttgggaattctgAGGGGACAAATCCCACATTTCCACCCACACCTCTTTGCCTCAATCCCTTATCCCCCTGCCGTGGTGTTCCATGGCAATCCATGGATTTCTGTGGGAATGTTGGGATTTCTGAGGGGACGAATCCCACATTTCCAACTCCACACCTCTTCCCCTCAATCCCtcatccccctgccatggtgtTCTGTGGGAATCCATGGATTTTtcatgggaattttgggaattccGAGGCTCTGATCCCGTTTTCCCCCGGCAGCCTCGCTGAGCGGGGACACGGGCGTGATCCACGtggtggagcaggagcaggacctgGAGTGGGCCCTGTCCAAGGGTCCCCACCCGCCCTACATGGTCCTGCTGGACGGGAACCTCTTCTCCAGGTGGGAATTTCTCCAAAATTTGGGATCAAATCCCCTTTTCCAGGTGCTCCGGGCGTTCCTGGggtttcagggatttttttccttcctaaactttgcttttcctgcttttttttttttgcgggATTGGACTCTCAGATGCAATTATTTGAtccatgatttaaaaaaaacccagggaaaATAAActttgggatggatttggggctcctttttctgggcaaagcAGGAAAGATGTGGCTGGAAGTTTCTCCCTGTTGATTTTTCCCTCATTTTAGGCCCTTCCATGATTTTTCCAAGGGATTTTCCCATGATTTCCTAGCTTTATCTCCAAATTTCGATTTCCTTATGTAtaaatcccaaattccagcccctttttccccattttcaggGAGGTTTTGTTGAACCTGAAGGGAAATTCCAGGATTTTTGACCTTGTCGGTTTTCCACCATTTTGGGCCGTCACAAGATAAAATTCCTGggatgtttttcttcatttccttgATTTATCCTCAGATTTGAATTTTTCGTGGAtaaatcccaaattccagccccattttcccatttccagcaAGGTTTTTCTCCACCTCAGGGGAATTTCCAGCCTTGTCGGTTTTCCGCCATTTTGTGCCCTCACAAGATAAAAATCCCAGGATTTATCCTTAGTTCCCCTTGATTTTTTCCTGGGTTTCAACTTTCACATTGaaggaaaatttcattttttccttcgTTTCCTTGATTTATCCCCAGATTTCAATTACTCATGGAtaaatcccaaattccagccccttttccccatttccagGGACGTTTTGATGCAGCTGAAAGGATCCTCCCGGATTTCAGGCCTGGCCGTGGCCGCTGCCTCTCCCGCCCCTTCCCAAGGATTTTCCCCAGGATTGAAATGTCCCAACGATGGATTTGGTGAGCAGAATTCCCAACTTTTCCCCTCtgctttttcccattttcccctcctggtttttcccatttttttcatatttttctccatttttccccctttttttcccatttttttcctctattttctgagtttcttcacatttttgtcccatttttttcttgagttttccccccatttttcccctctttttcccattttctcccccattcttcccctgtttttccccattttattccatttttccaCTGTTCTTTTTgactttttcaccttttttcccgtttttcccccattttccagGTGGTTTACTCAGACACCTACGGGCCATCgttctttgccttgttttttcccattttttccctttttcccccccattttttaGGGATGTATTCAGATACCTACAGCCCACAGTCCCTGGTTaatttttacccttttttttaccattttcccccatttttcagGTGTTTATTCAGACACCTACGGCCCCCAGTTTGCTCACTGCAACGGCTCCGGGTTTTTGCCCAGTTTTtacccattttttcccatttttcccccatttttcaaGTATTTACTCAGACACCTACAGGCCACAGTTCTTGCTCTGTTCTTCCCCCATTTCTTGCCCAATTTTTACCCATTTTTCACcgtttttcccccatttttttaGGGATGTATTCAGACACAGCCCACAGTTCCTGGCCaatttttaccctttttttaccttttttccctcattttttaGGTGTATATTCAGACACCTACGGCCCTCAATTTGCTCACTGCAACGGCTCCCAGTGGAACCCAGGTGGCTCCGGGGTCTCCTATGaggattttcccttccccattttcctgctgcaggacgCCAACGAGACCCAGCTCATCAAAGAGGTGAGAGGAACACGAGGTGgggaaaaatcccattaaaaatccattaaaagtCCTTTAAAATTCGTTTAAGCGCGGTAAGGTCcgttaaaatttaatttaaaaaatgatagAAATCCGttgaaaaatcttaaaaattcCATTACGAATCCAttaaaaagccagaaaaaaatgcccaaaaagtgtttaaaatctataaaaacaagaaataacACGCTGTTTGTTGCCAGTGTTACCAAGCCCACAACGTGCCGGGCCCCGGGGGCTCAGCGCCGCAGTTCCCGCTGTGCGCCATGCAGCTGCAGTCCCACATGCACGCTGCAGCCAGCACCGTCACCTGCATGCGCCGCAGCTCGCTGCAGAGCGCCTTCAGCATCAACCCGGGTGAGTCATGCATTGCTGGGGCTGCAATGGGGCTGCAGAGTGCCCTCAGCATCAACCCGGGTGAGTCATGCattgctggggctgcactggggctgcactggggctgcagagcgCCTTCAGCATCAACCCAGGTCAGCAGCCCAAATCCTGGGGGAATTTGAGAAAAACGTGGGGAAATCCTGGGGAAATTCACAGGGAAATCCTGGGGAAATCCTGGGAAAAACAGAGGGAAATCCTGGGGAAAACCCTGAGGAAATCATGGGGAAATCCTGGGAAAAACAGAGGGAAATCCTGGGGAAATTCATAGGGAAATTCACAGGGAAATCCTGGGGAAATTCACAGGGAAATCCTGGGGAAAACCCTGAGGAAGTCATGGGGAAATCCTGGAGAAATCACAGAGAAATTCTGGGGAAACCACAAGGAAACTCTGGGGAATCTGGGAGAAACCCTGAGGAGATAATGTGGAAATCCTGGAGGAATCGCAGAGAAATTCTGGGGAAAACCCTGAGGAAATCTTGGGGAAATCCTGGGGAAGTCACAGGGAAACCACAGGGAATTCCTGGGGAATctgggaaaaacagggaaatcATGGGGAAATACTGGATAAATCCTGGGGAAAATCCTCAGGAAGTCACAGGGAAATCCTGGTGAAGTCCCAGTGAAAACCTGGGGAAATCCTGGGAAATCACAAGAACATGCTGGGATTCAATCCTAGGAAATCCCAGGACAATGCTGAGGAAATCCTTGGGAAATCTCAGGAAAattccaggaaaatcctgggagaacCCTGGGTAAATCCTGTGGAAATCCTGGAAATCTGGAGCTCCCCGAACCCCACCAATCCCTTTCATTTCCTCCATAAAAATTCCCACAAAAATCCCGTTTTCAGCAggatttcccattttttccctgggtttttcccagtgcctggaatgttttccatgttttcccGTTCCCAGAGATCGTGTGTGACCCCCTGCTGGATTTCAATGTCtggagctccctccagcccatcAACGCCTCGGGGCGGCTGCAGCCCGAGCAGCGCGTGGTGCTGGCGGCCACCAGGGTGAGCGGACCTGGAATTCCTGGGGAAATTCTGGGGAAAAATCTGGGAAGAATTGTGGGGAAAATCCCTGGAAAATTGTGGGGAAATCATGGGGAAATTGTGGGAAAAGTCTGGGAAAAATCCTGGGGGAATTAtgggaaaaatcctgggaaaaaTCGTGGGGAAATCACGGGAAAAATCTGGGAAAATCCTGGGGAAGTTGCGGGGAAATTGTGGGGAAAATCCTGGGAACATCTTTGGAAACGTCACGGGGAAATCGTAGGGAAATTATGGGAAGAAGCTTGGGGAAATTCCTGGGGAAGGTCCTGGGGAAGTCATGGTGAGATTCCTAGAAAAATCATGGGGAGAATCTGGGAGCATTTCTGGGAAAATTGTGGGGGAAATCCTGGGGAAAATTATGGGGAAGTTCTGGGGAAATTTCTGGGGAAATCCTGGGAACATCTCTGGGAGAATCACGGGGAAATCATGGAGAAATCCCTGGGAAAATCGCAATGAAAATCCCATTGTATTGTATTTCAAGGATgttccctgtcccattccctgtTTCTCCCATGTGGACAGCCACTTGTTTTTCTGGAACGTTCccattatttttctcattattcccattatttttcccattattttccccattttccaggTGGACAGCCACTCGTTTTTCTGGAACATTCCCAttgttttccccattttcccaggTGGACAGCCAGTCGTTTTTCTGGAACATTcccattatttttcccattatttttcccgttattttccccattttccaggTGGACAGCCACTCGTTTGTCTGGAACATCcccattatttttcccattgttttccccattttccaggTGGACAGCCACTCGTTTTTCTGGAACGTTCCCATTATTTTTCCCGTTATTTTCCCCGTTTTCCAGGTGGACAGCCACTCGTTTTTCTGGAACATTCCCATTATTTTTCCCGTTATTTTCCCCGTTTTCCAGGTGGACAGCCACTCGTTTTTCTGGAACATTcccattatttttcccattattttccccatttttccagGTGGACAGCCACTCGTTTTTCTGGAACGTGGCCCCGGGGGCCGAGGCCGCCGTCGGCTCCTTCGTGGCGCTGCTGGCGGCGGCGCAGGCCCTGCACGGAGCCCCCGGCGCCCAGAGCCTGCCCAAGAACGTGCTCTTCGTCTTCTTCCAGGGGGTGAGACACGGAATCCCGGGGGAATCCAGCCCAGGATCCTTGGGATCAATCCCAGGATCCAGCTCTGGATCTTTGGGATCATTCCCAGCCCTTGGGAACGGGTTTTTCCTGGGGTTTTGGGTGGGACGAGctctgtttgttgttttttcctcttttctccgttctctttcttttccatttctttctctttcattccttgatttttcctttcccttttctcttttccatttccattttcccttttctatttcccctttcccctttcccatttcccccctttccccattcccctttcccatttcccccctttccccattcccctttcccatttcccccctttcccatttcccccattccccttttccccttttcccattCCCTCGTTCTcgttttccccatttccctttcccctttcccattttgccctttccccattccatttccccttcccattcccctttcccattttcccctttccccattccatttccctttcccattcccctttcccattttcccctttccccattccatttccccttcccattcccctttcccatttccctttccccGTTCttatttcccctttcccttttcccttttcccattccccttctcccctttcccctttccttttccctctttttctttccctttcccattttgcttttcctttcccctttcccattcccatttccccattccccttttccccattttcccattcccatttcccactccgGTCGTTCCGTTCCCTTTCCCAGGAGAGCTTTGATTACATCGGCAGCTCGCGCCTGGTGTTTGACATGGAGCAGGAGAAGTTCCCGCTGCGCCTGGAGAACATCGGCGccttcctggagctgggacaggtcCGGGAGAAAACATTCCAGGGATCCTGTCCTGGGGATTCCCTGATTTCCCCTGGAATTTCCCGAGTTTTTCCCTGAATTTCCCATCTCAATTCTGATTTTTCCCGGATTTCCCCCCTGGCTGTTTTCCAGGTGTCCCTGATGAACAATTCCGAGCTCTGGATGCACACGGATCCCGTCTCCCGCCAGAACAAATCCGTGGATGAGCAGGTGAGCCCGACATCCCTGGGAATGTTCCCAATCCTGGGAATGTTCCCCATCCCAGGGAATGCTGTTATTCCCAGCATTCCCAAGAGGAATTCCCGGTGTTTTCCTAGGTCCGGGAGCTCCTTTACAAGCTCCAGAACTCCAGTTCTGGTTCCGGAGTTTCCCCATATCCTAAAGCCCCCCGTCATTCCCATTGTTATTCCCGTTATTCCCATTGTTATTCCCGGTGTTTTTCCGGGTCTGGGATCTCCTTTCCAAGCTCCACAGCTGCGGTTCCAGCTCCGGGGTTTCCCCAcatcccagagcccctcagGATCCTCGTTGTTCTTGTCATTCCCATTGTTATTCCCAGCATTATTCCCATTGTTTTTCCAGCTCCGGGATCTCCTTTCCAAGCTCCAGAGCTGCGGTTCCAGCTCCGGGGTTTCCCCACATCCCAG encodes:
- the NCSTN gene encoding nicastrin isoform X1; protein product: MAEVAVPRAVMAAGPGRDPPGMARNSTGTARNSVGMLRALLVAALAAGSCQGNSVHRKIYIPLNHTAPCVRLLNATHQIGCQSSLSGDTGVIHVVEQEQDLEWALSKGPHPPYMVLLDGNLFSRDVLMQLKGSSRISGLAVAAASPAPSQGFSPGLKCPNDGFGVYSDTYGPQFAHCNGSQWNPGGSGVSYEDFPFPIFLLQDANETQLIKECYQAHNVPGPGGSAPQFPLCAMQLQSHMHAAASTVTCMRRSSLQSAFSINPEIVCDPLLDFNVWSSLQPINASGRLQPEQRVVLAATRVDSHSFFWNVAPGAEAAVGSFVALLAAAQALHGAPGAQSLPKNVLFVFFQGESFDYIGSSRLVFDMEQEKFPLRLENIGAFLELGQVSLMNNSELWMHTDPVSRQNKSVDEQVERLLSALRNSSSSSGVSLQEPDVSQPLPPSSFQRFLRSRSIPGAVLSDHRAGFRNRYFQSIYDTAENIGLRYPEGMSPEEQLEHVTDTAKALAKVGTLVARALFSLAGGQNGTENIQADEKTVARLLFGFLLNSNNSWFQSLIKPDQKGILGPFPQHYVAVSSPTNTTQLLQAVLGNLTGISANLSREQCQNPGKTPGTMPELCQYWWVQGPLDGNSTSRIPVCVHSGVRLSPALSLPFFPV
- the NCSTN gene encoding nicastrin isoform X2 → MAEVAVPRAVMAAGPGRDPPGMARNSTGTARNSVGMLRALLVAALAAGSCQGNSVHRKIYIPLNHTAPCVRLLNATHQIGCQSSLSGDTGVIHVVEQEQDLEWALSKGPHPPYMVLLDGNLFSRDVLMQLKGSSRISGLAVAAASPAPSQGFSPGLKCPNDGFGVYSDTYGPQFAHCNGSQWNPGGSGVSYEDFPFPIFLLQDANETQLIKECYQAHNVPGPGGSAPQFPLCAMQLQSHMHAAASTVTCMRRSSLQSAFSINPEIVCDPLLDFNVWSSLQPINASGRLQPEQRVVLAATRVDSHSFFWNVAPGAEAAVGSFVALLAAAQALHGAPGAQSLPKNVLFVFFQGESFDYIGSSRLVFDMEQEKFPLRLENIGAFLELGQVSLMNNSELWMHTDPVSRQNKSVDEQVERLLSALRNSSSSSGVSLQEPDVSQPLPPSSFQRFLRSRSIPGAVLSDHRAGFRNRYFQSIYDTAENIGLRYPEGMSPEEQLEHVTDTAKALAKVGTLVARALFSLAGGQNGTENIQADEKTVARLLFGFLLNSNNSWFQSLIKPDQKGILGPFPQHYVAVSSPTNTTQLLQAVLGNLTGISANLSREQCQNPGKTPGTMPELYEYWWVQGPLDGNSSSRVPGCVRSGVRLSPALSPAFELRRWDSREFSTWTESRWKDIRARIFLVASRELELLTLALGVLVLLLSLLGTFLINSKASLLFGIPAPPGSSGY